GGTAGCAGTGATTTGACCTTCATTTGTGGTTTCCATGACCTTCATCACCCACCTGCAGGCTCTCCTCCCTCAGACTGTGCAGCTCTGCTTGGTGTCTGAGCTGCTGATCCTGCAGGTCTCTCTCAGCCAGCTGAGCCTCATCATGCAGGGCTTCAATCTGCAGAACCAGAGCCTGCCTTTCCctgctgagcagcagcagctccctGTGAACACCCTCCatctaacaaataaacacacggAACCACAGAGTAAGAATAGATGACCCTGATCGTTCACACCGCTGTAAATCCATCTTCACTTTATTTCCATCTAACTCAGCTGTTTACGTTAGAGATGAATCACAAAGTAATATTAAACTGTGTTTCTCATTAACTCACTGGGAGCTGCTCTCGTGCCAAGTCTTTCTCCATCTTCTCCACCTCCTCCTGCAGTAATCTCCCATGATCCTCCTTCAGTTGCCTTCTTCGCTCCTGTGCTTGGTTGTAATCCAGCTGTGGCTAAATATTGAATTGTCAACATTAAAGGTGTTTTTTAATGCACATAAACCTTTTCTGAGTATTCcacaaaatatacacataatGGAACCAGTGACAATATCACTTTCCCAGCTGGACTTTATATCTGAACCCTGCCCCTGGAGGGTTGCTGTCCTGGATGTGaatcagagctggatgatgTCATCCGTCAGATCTACAGAAGTCCTGATAACAAGCCGCTGTTTGTTCCAGGCAAAATACATGCAGAACCTCAGCCATGCAGGATCAAGGTTGGACAAGTCTGGCCTTTATGAAAGCTGCTGGGaagttttacatttcaaaacctATGAGAAGGCCAAGAAATGTTGGGAATGTGCTTTCATTTATACCGTGTTACAATTCCTCCTCATGCAATAGGGACATTTGCAATAAAACACATAGAAAAAACTGTTGAGCAACATTTGGCTCCAACAAACTGAACATAAATGGATTCCAGATCTCCACAACAACTCAAGGCCATGTAGTACCACCCACTACACCACAATTATTAGGGACCAGGCATCTTATTGATATCctgcattcttcttcttcttcttcttcttcttcttcttcttcttcttcttcttctcttcttcttcttcttttcttcttcttcttcttcttcttcttcttcttctttcttctctttcttcttcttcttcttcttcttcttcgtcttcttcttcttcttcttctttcttcttcttctttcttcttcttcttcttcttcttcttcttcttcttctcttcttcttcttcttcttcttcttcttcttcttcttcttctctttcctctcgtcctcttctttcttctgtcctttctttcctcttctcttctctgctttctttctttgctttttcttctcttcttctcttcttctcttcttcttctctcttcttctttctctctcttcttcGTCTATTCTTCTCCCCATGTGGCAacaatcaccaaattttgcacaaaagtCAAGTCCTATACCAAttgcctcagctgcaaaaacagggcAATCGTCCTAAGGTGACCtacaggaaacaggaagttacAAATTTGGAAAATGAACAACAGATCAACCAATGTGCGACAGACTTTCAACTCTGACCATCAAACTGttgttgtcaaaatgtattaaacTTGCAACGGCACGTCTTCAGACTGTCCAACAAAAACCATACAAAGATTTTTGATCAAAAGTTGAACCTACAGTGCtgcaaaatgtttgactgtaaacggTAATGTGAGAAAATTCTTgctaaatacaattttaatgttCAGTTAAAGACAAAATATTACAGTCATTGTTGATGATGTTTGGAAATGATCAGAATTGTATCTCATCAATCAGCATCAGTTACCTGTTGAGAGGCTGGAGACATCCCCGTGGACGCCCCATTCTTCAGCGTCTCCACCCTCAGAGTCTCCCTCAGCTGCTGGATTTTCTGATCCTGCTCGGACTTTTTCCACATTGCCTTTGCCTTCTGAAAGTACGAGAACATTCCAGATATACAGGTATTGCATCACATATGTGTCTATTTATGGATCTCGGGTGTTACCTTTAATGTGCTCTTCCATTTCCTGTCTGAGCTGATCCTGTAGATATCTTATTGTATCTGTCTCACTTTGGTCTTTGTGAGGACCTTCAGAAAACTGCTGGTTTCCATTTACGGATGTCAAGTTCTGTCAAATTAATGGAAGCGACTTTAGTTTGTTTGAATATGCtaataaagaaatacaaatgcATGTTCACATTTGCACTTTTATGATGACCTTCATTTTGTCTTTGATCTTCTCAGACTCCTCCCTCCTCTTCTCCCATGAGTGATTTTTCACAATCTGTGGCAGATTGATGTTTGTCCCCCATGTAACATCATATCAAAGCTTTTTCCTCATGCTATTTGTTCCGTGTGACATTTACCTGCAGGTATTGAGTCAGTTCACTGAGTCTGTAAACAAAGTTCTCATCTCCACCCTGTGACATCATTTCGCTCCTTAAGTCTCTGATCCTGTCGCGGATCTCTCGCTCGGCCACTCCAGGACTCCAACGTCCAACAGAGGCTTTGGTCGTCAAAGCTCTCACCCTTTGGGTCAGCTCTAATGCACATAGCGTCTCATCATCTGCAGGAAAAGATGCTCCAATAATTCACGTGTTGGTTGTGACTCTGGTTACAAGCTTTGGTTGAATGACTCCTACCTTGTGGGTCAATGCAATAGATGAGGACAGTCTTGCTATTTCCTGTTAGCGCCTCTTTAAGGAGAGACTGATGCAGGTTAAGGCAGGAAGTGCCTGCAGGTTTTGGTTTTTGATCAAGAAGTTTCACCAGTGGGTTAACGCTGAAAGAGACACATTAAGGAAATATCTTTAAAATCTTAAATCTTAAAAATAAGCCCATAGATAAAGCATTCCTATGACAGGAGATTTTGAATGACTTTGATCATTAATATTTTAGGGAGAAAAGACATGTGCATTGTAGGGCTgggattttgcctaaaaaaaaaaaaaaatctcagatttttttaaagaacaatttgagtttcgattcgattttttcAGTGcacttaaaaaatgactgcagacatcagattattgtcaaaagtgtatctttattgctgtgattgtcctcaagttaaattgcatagaacaatcccaaaataaaaaaataaataggttccgtcattcaacaatttcaaactttaaaccagttttaagcaaaagtgcaacagcaacttcacagtagcttacatttctgattaagaaatcaggtaactacatattttaaaacaataatatatatagatatatatatctataatatatatatatatagatatatatatatatatatatatattacagttaaaaaaataataaactcttgcTTTAGTATCTCAGCAtaggtgaaaaataaacatgcctgtggcacacaaacaaagagggggctggctcacatcacgcTATGGTAACTCACAAGGACGGAATgtgaaaaagtcagaaaaaatttaaatttaaatttttttaaatgtttaaaatttaaaattttatatatatatatattttgcaaaacgaaaatcgtttttatctgcaaattcaataaatcgattaaatcatTACATTCttgtaattagtgaggatgcaggaggcaaaCGTCTTCCAGTCATTACaaccatggtaccatgatcaggatcactgtccagataactgacaatataaagaggagatttggagcgTTGTGTTCTGTCGTGCTcatgttttttcttatttcacTTACTTCAgcattcatttcttttttcataATATACATGATTGGATCAAAATGCATACAACATGGATAAaccattttttctttgtatataATCCTCCCAGTTGCAACTTCCTCCTCTCTGCTCATGTTATTCCATGTTGACAGGTTGAAATCTAAACAGATGTTCACACAGTTTTCCCAATACTGAAACTTGATCTTTACAGATGGTAGAAAAAATGCTGTATCAGCTACAGTGGTGTGATGTGGTGTGTGACTGACCCTGTGAGGTCAGCCCTGCTGGCTCCTCCTGCCAGGTTAAACAGCTGCAGAGTGCTGCGACACACAACCGACTCCGGCTCAGGAGGATTGAGTTTCCGCTCCACGTTTATAGAGAAGAGAGAGTTCCATCTGAGAGGAAACAACCATGTTCACACGCTCAGCCTGAGGAAATCATGGCTCAGGGCGTTTGTTGATATTAAAGGTAATAGTTTAGGTCCTGACATAATGCCATCACATTATTTTTGGTGacaagggttggggtcaattataatagtAACTGCGTTATTGATAATTAATACCAAATATAgcttaattattattgtatatataaTTCTAAAAACATGTTGCTGTGTTATTTGGAAAGTGCACAAAGTCAAAAATCACTTACCATTCACATATACAAAATCAACAAATGCATGTGTACAAACGTCTATGCAAACATGTAGAAAAGCAGGGAAGAACTTAAATAATTGAGGACATAATTgtaacgtaattgtaactgaaaaatgtaattaactcCAACCCTGACTGTGACTGACCTGTAAATACAGCCTGCAGGGTTCTTCATGGTCTTCCAACATGTTTCATACACAGTATAAGCTTCCTCAGCTGAACACACTGACACCTCACACAACCCAGCCACAAtactgcaaaaacaaaacaaaaaaataaaaacagacaaatgtcCTGTTTCACATCAGGGTTCACTGCAAGACTGTTTCAGACCCACCAGCCTAGAGCTGGGTGTTTCACCAGCTGTAGAGGCTGTTTGTTCAGGCTCAGGACATCCACCTCAATGTCATCAGGATGAAACTggcatcagaaaaaaaagaagaggggAAAATTTGATTTTCGCTCTTCATTTACGGCAAAAAGACGAAGACACAAGCACATACCTGAAGACATGAAACCGAGGTGAATAACTCCTCTTTTTCTTGGGACTTCACACAGGAGAACAGACTCCTTAAAAGCTAAAATTGTTGGAATTACGATGTATTTGGGCGAGAGGAAAGTATAACACTGGCAAATTGAATTGTTGCTTGGTTTTGAGCTCTACCTGTCTGATGAGACTGTGGTCAGTCAGAGATGAGATTGGCTCTGAAGAGGCTCCACATAGAAGTAATGCCACATTGTAGCCAGTAGAAATGAACTCAGTGAGCGGCTGGAGGAGTTTCTGGTAGAGAATCTGCAGAAATGATGTATACATTATGTAAAGAAGTTAAACTTTGGGATTAAAAGCTATTGTGTACCTCAATGTCATCCACGACCGCAGCATAGTCGAATGAGAAAGACTTTATAccctgataaaaaataataaataataaattaaaaaaggtgATCAGGTGAATATGTGTTACCTACTTTGAGTGAGTTATAAAGTGTCACCTCATCCTTTCCTGCTGTGTAGTCCAGTCTGTATCCTCCCTCACAAATGACTGCACACTGACCGTCcacagcctcacacacacattttgtcTGGGCTTCACCTGTAGGTGTAGTAAGAACCACGCCCACTTTCACCGTTTCCACACCCTGACACATCTGTACAAACACAAGCAGCCATTCCTGACACGCCACATTCCAATATAGATATCATTTTAAAGTGGAAATGAGACGTACTCACCACTGGATTCATTTTCACTGTGGTCATTGGATGCACACGTCTAAAACAGCCACAGGCTCATGTGGATCTCATTACAGAGGGTCTGAATAATGAACAGGCTTGAATCGACTTTCCCTGGTCCATGATCGGGGTACGGTTTCAGACATGGACACAAAAGCAGCTGTATGTTTGGAGGAATTTAAAATCGTATTAAGCTTAGTTTAGTATTTTCTTTAAGCTGGAAGACTGAAGTTGGACTTGTGTCTGTAGGAGTTCTCCATCTCACATGCATTTAGGTTCAGGTTTAGGATCATTTGACAAGAAGCATGGGCAACAGGAACAGCAACCTTTAAGATTGAGCACTCtattaaaggaatcctccactgtttttacaaatttggccaaaaacctttgaaatgtccttattagaagatctatgcctaacaaaacgcattattttgcaccatatttgttttattaacttttgaaACTgagactactttaccctgtgcaccgccatgttgaaatgacatcattggtgACGTGATTAGCCCCTTTTTAGTCCATATTCAGTTTTACCGATTTTTAGGGCAacccaaaagcagcacaaatgatcctgaatgcttaaAACTCCTATTGAACttaatggactaaaaggggcacaaatgatgtcatttcaacatggcagtgcgcagggtaaagtagtcccagttttaaaagttaataaaacaaatatggtgcaaagtaAGGCATTCTGTTAGGCATAAATGTtgtaataaggacatttcaaaggttttaggccacatttgtaaaaacagtagaagaTCACTTTAAAGGGTACGGTTAGAAAAGTATTAAGGTTAAATTGTGAATTTGTTCCAGGCAGCacgacaaaaaagaggaaatcatgttggcaaataagaaacattggaattattttt
The genomic region above belongs to Gouania willdenowi chromosome 10, fGouWil2.1, whole genome shotgun sequence and contains:
- the LOC114471368 gene encoding kinesin-like protein KIF17; translation: MTTVKMNPVMCQGVETVKVGVVLTTPTGEAQTKCVCEAVDGQCAVICEGGYRLDYTAGKDEGIKSFSFDYAAVVDDIEILYQKLLQPLTEFISTGYNVALLLCGASSEPISSLTDHSLIRQLLRSLFSCVKSQEKEELFTSVSCLQFHPDDIEVDVLSLNKQPLQLVKHPALGCIVAGLCEVSVCSAEEAYTVYETCWKTMKNPAGCIYRWNSLFSINVERKLNPPEPESVVCRSTLQLFNLAGGASRADLTGVNPLVKLLDQKPKPAGTSCLNLHQSLLKEALTGNSKTVLIYCIDPQDDETLCALELTQRVRALTTKASVGRWSPGVAEREIRDRIRDLRSEMMSQGGDENFVYRLSELTQYLQIVKNHSWEKRREESEKIKDKMKNLTSVNGNQQFSEGPHKDQSETDTIRYLQDQLRQEMEEHIKEGKGNVEKVRAGSENPAAEGDSEGGDAEEWGVHGDVSSLSTATAGLQPSTGAKKATEGGSWEITAGGGGEDGERLGTRAAPNGGCSQGAAAAQQGKAGSGSAD